A genomic segment from Malus domestica chromosome 05, GDT2T_hap1 encodes:
- the LOC103412873 gene encoding G-type lectin S-receptor-like serine/threonine-protein kinase At1g11410 isoform X3 gives MYTEKQVRSSPMACGQNPMVLSYMRVGFFGSPMAWASDRLILYCPLRCCNCAKGLIHASAKKMLLKALLVFSLIFPFCTSIDTIEMDQNVKDGDLLVSKENIFALGFFSPRNSSSRYVGIWYAQKDEKDQKAVVWVANRNDPINDTSGVLTIDRYGRLLLYSNNMQNVPVWSTNVTVQTASTSCRAQLLDSGNLVLFRDNKSKNFMWQSFDYPTDTLLPGMKLGVNWKLGIEWVLTSWKSQDDPGTGEYTYRLYSNQTATPEVLTFYKGLTPHWRADLVDVGRSDPLDVGRSDPLDVVTFVSNQDEMYYFLKNDSTSTRVVLKDSGLLQHLRWNNADREWKELWSTPKYRCDQYGECGANSKCSPDNINSFECECLPGYEPKSVNDWKMRDGSDGCVSKRLAVSKCRNGEGFMKVARVKDPDTTKAARLKKGISIKECEQMCLSNCSCTAYTVIESEGRSDCLTWYGELLDILVYTQLGRDLHVRVDKIELENSRNSKGFLRSRGMLAILMLSVVLALVLMVALTCWRIRKQRKTKAVEIEETRRHPELQFFHLRTIIAATNNFSPVQKLGQGGFGTVYKGVLRNNQNIAVKRLSRATGQGVEEFKNEVALIARLQHRNLVKLLGCCIKGEERMLVLEYLPNKSLDYFLFDHTKKSLLDWQKRFEIINGVARGVLYLHQDSRLRIIHRDLKTSNVLLDAEMNPKISDFGMARIFHGDQLQDTTNRVVGTYGYMSPEYVVFGRYSTKSDVFSFGVILLEIASGKKNSSCYQEDHFVNLIGHVWQLWSEDRALEIVDSSLESYALDEAMRCIQVGLLCVEEESKNRPSMSAVVFMLSGEASAPSPQQPAFALRKNSCGDAVVPSVSEGSCSINDVTITKFEGR, from the exons ATGTACACGGAAAAACAAGTGCGGTCAAGTCCGATGGCTTGCGGTCAAAATCCGATGGTTTTGAGCTATATGAGGGTAGGATTCTTTGGTAGTCCAATGGCTTGGGCCTCTGATCGTCTAATTCTCTATTGCCCACTCAGATGCTGTAATTGTGCCAAGGGTTTGATACATGCATCTGCCAAGAAAATGTTACTGAAAGCTTTGCTTGTTTTTTCCCTCATCTTCCCATTTTGCACATCCATTGACACCATAGAAATGGACCAAAATGTAAAGGATGGTGATCTTCTGGTGTCCAAGGAAAACATCTTCGCATTAGGGTTCTTCAGCCCCAGAAACTCCAGCTCCAGGTACGTCGGAATTTGGTATGCtcaaaaagatgaaaaagatcaAAAGGCAGTGGTTTGGGTAGCAAACAGAAACGACCCCATCAATGATACCTCCGGTGTCCTAACTATAGACAGGTATGGGAGACTGCTTCTTTATTCTAACAATATGCAGAACGTTCCTGTGTGGTCTACAAATGTGACGGTTCAAACTGCGAGCACTAGTTGCAGGGCTCAGCTTTTAGATTCTGGAAATTTAGTTCTTTTCCGGGATAATAAAAGCAAAAATTTTATGTGGCAGAGTTTTGATTATCCTACAGATACTCTCCTTCCGGGTATGAAACTAGGCGTGAATTGGAAATTGGGGATAGAATGGGTCTTAACATCTTGGAAGTCACAAGATGACCCTGGAACTGGGGAATACACCTATAGGCTCTATTCCAATCAGACTGCCACCCCCGaagttttaactttttataaagGTTTGACTCCGCATTGGCGAGCTGATTTAGTGGACGTGGGGCGATCTGATCCACTGGACGTGGGGCGATCTGATCCACTGGACGTGGTTACTTTTGTCAGTAATCAGGACGAAAtgtattactttcttaaaaacgATAGCACTTCAACAAGGGTGGTGTTGAAGGATTCTGGGTTACTGCAACACCTCAGGTGGAACAATGCGGATAGAGAATGGAAGGAACTATGGTCTACGCCAAAATATCGGTGTGACCAGTATGGAGAGTGCGGTGCCAACAGCAAATGTAGCCCTGACAATATCAATTCGTTTGAGTGTGAGTGTCTGCCAGGGTATGAACCGAAGTCTGTCAATGATTGGAAGATGAGAGATGGTTCGGACGGGTGTGTGAGTAAACGACTTGCGGTATCAAAGTGTAGGAACGGAGAAGGGTTCATGAAAGTGGCACGAGTTAAAGATCCAGACACAACCAAAGCAGCACGGCTGAAAAAAGGTATTAGTATCAAAGAGTGTGAGCAGATGTGCTTAAGCAATTGTTCTTGCACTGCATATACGGTCATAGAATCTGAAGGGCGCAGTGATTGCTTGACATGGTATGGTGAGTTGCTGGACATTTTAGTGTACACACAGCTAGGGCGAGATCTACATGTACGTGTGGACAAAATCGAATTAG aaaattcaagaaattcGAAAGGTTTTCTTAGAAGCAGGGGTATGCTGGCTATTCTGATGTTGTCTGTTGTTCTAGCATTGGTACTGATGGTTGCGTTGACCTGTTGGAGGATTAGGAAACAGAGGAAGACAAAAG CAGTTGAGATCGAAGAAACTAGGAGACATCCCGAATTGCAATTTTTCCATCTGAGAACGATAATTGCAGCTACGAACAACTTCTCTCCCGTCCAAAAACTTGGCCAAGGTGGTTTTGGCACTGTTTATAAG ggTGTGTTACGAAATAATCAGAATATTGCTGTAAAAAGATTATCCAGAGCTACAGGACAAGGAGTTGAAGAATTCAAAAATGAAGTTGCATTGATAGCGAGACTTCAACACAGGAATCTTGTGAAACTTTTAGGCTGTTGCATAAAGGGAGAAGAAAGGATGTTAGTCCTGGAATACTTGCCGAACAAAAGCTTGGACTACTTTCTTTTCG ATCACACAAAAAAGTCCTTGCTGGATTGGCAAAAGCGATTCGAAATCATCAACGGGGTTGCTCGTGGGGTTTTGTatcttcaccaggattcaagaCTTAGGATTATTCATAGGGATCTAAAAACCAGCAATGTCCTTCTAGACGCTGagatgaacccaaaaatctcaGATTTCGGCATGGCAAGAATCTTCCATGGGGACCAACTCCAGGATACGACCAACAGAGTTGTCGGAACATA TGGCTATATGTCACCGGAGTATGTAGTGTTTGGGAGATATTCAACCAAATCAGATGTTTTTAGTTTTGGGGTCATATTATTGGAGATTGCAAGCGGCAAGAAAAACAGCAGTTGTTATCAAGAGGATCATTTCGTAAACTTAATAGGACAT GTTTGGCAGTTGTGGAGTGAAGACAGAGCCTTAGAAATTGTGGATTCGTCATTGGAGTCATACGCGCTCGACGAAGCCATGAGATGCATTCAGGTCGGGCTCTTGTGTGTCGAAGAAGAGTCGAAGAATAGACCATCCATGTCAGCTGTTGTTTTTATGTTGAGCGGCGAAGCATCTGCTCCATCTCCTCAGCAGCCTGCATTTGCCTTGAGAAAAAATTCATGCGGCGATGCTGTTGTTCCTTCAGTTTCTGAAGGATCGTGTTCTATCAACGACGTGACAATAACTAAATTCGAAGGTCGATAA